In Streptococcus gallolyticus subsp. gallolyticus DSM 16831, the sequence CTCGGAAATTAATTCTTTGTCAATTGCCAAAAGATCACCTCCACGCACTAAGCCCATTTTAGTTTTGTATTTCATTATAACATTTTGAGCAGCATTTGTAAATCTAAAACTCCGAATAGTTGCAATGATTTTAGGAAATTGAATCCCCCTTTTTCACTTTAGTTTCTTGACGTTTTCAATCTCAATAGAATCATTTTCAATATAAAAAGTATTTTTTTGAAAAGCTCAACATTAACGTTTAATGAATAAGAATGGCATTTTTTGAATATTTCTCTAAATAAATACTAGATTTATTCACATTTTTAGGCAGATAGCTGCCTTTTGTATGTTTTTTTTGGTATAATGATACTGTTAACGTTTAATTAGGAGGTTTTTCTATGATTAAAGAACTCAAAGAGTTTTTGTTCAAGGCCAATGTCCTTGACCTTGCTGTCGCTGTTGTTATTGGTGCAGCTTTCAACGCTATTGTAACATCTCTTGTTGAAGATGTTATCACTCCACTTTTCCTTAACCCTGCTTTGAAAGCAGCTGGTGTGGAAAAAATTGCAGAACTTTCTTGGCATGGTGTTGCCTATGGTAGTTTCTTAAGCGCTGTTATTAATTTTCTAATTGTTGGTACAACCCTCTTCTTCATCGTTAAAGCTGCTAACGCTGCTTCTGCTTTTGGTAAAAAACAAGATGAAGTGGAAGAAGAAGCCGCACCTACACAAGAAGAACTTCTTACAGAAATCCGCGATTTGTTGAAAGAAAAATAATTTTTCAATCTAGAGCATAAAAAGAGACGCTTGGCGCCTCTTTTCTTGTATCTAAATTTAATTAGAATTTTTTACGTTTGCGAGCTGCTTCTGATTTGCGTTTACGTTTCACAGAAGGTTTTTCGTAGAATTCACGCTTACGTGATTCTTGAAGAGTCCCAGCTTTAGTCACAGAACGTTTGAAACGACGAAGTGCATCGTCAAGTGATTCGTTTTTACGTACTACTGTTTTTGACATGTGTTTCACCTCCTCAAGATATTGTAACATTTACACGTTCCCTACTAGGATACCTAATTTATCAAAAAAAGTCAATCCTTACACGCGCTAAGTATGTGTCTTTTTTTCTGGGAATTTTCAAATAACCTAGACAAAACGTTGAAAACAGAGAATTCTTATCATCGAAAAAAGACTGAAACAAATTTTTCCTTTGCTTCAGTCTTGACGATATTATCTTTTTTGTGTTACAATAACTCGTGACTGATTAAGCAAAAGGTAGTTTGTCTTAATCGGTGCTCAGGAGTTACCCGCTCCTGAGCTTTTTCGTTTTCTGCTAAGTACATTATACCATAAATAAAGCTTAAATGTAAAGGAAAACAGCACAAAAAAGCCTTAAAAATTAAATTTTTTAAGCGTTTAGTATTTATATTGTTGACGGTCATAACCGATATACTTCCCACCCCTTTTCAAAATTTTCTGTGATGGAAACGGATCGTTATTAGCACGATCCCCTAAAGGTCCCACTCCTAAACGTTTAGCATGATAATACTGATAGTCTTTGCGCCAAGCCCCAAAGAAAAGTTCCTCTAATTGATCAATTCTCTCTACAAGAATAAGCTTTGCCATTGCACAGGCACCTTTGATTGACCAGTACATCCCACGATGTTTCATCCGATAAGTGACTTGTCGATGTTGACTTTCCATACTGCCAATGCCATTCAGCGATAAGCCTCTTAATTGAGCTGGTTTGGTATCCTTAAAATTATCAAGTAATTTCTGACGAAAATTTTGAAAATCATAATGGTCTTCTTCATCAAGGATTAAAGCCTCAGTGGTATCTAAAACCGTTTTTAATAATTTTCGATCGTGCGTCTGAACCGCTTTAAAAGCCAAATCTTGGAGGACTCTTGGATAGGGTTTAAAAAATTGTTTAAGTTTTTCTTTCACATGGTAGGCATCCCAAAAGTGTTCGTGACGTTTAATTTTGAGCGCCTTTTGAATATTTTGAAAGACACGTCTGGTATAGCCCTTGCCATTGTCTGAGTTAGTCACTAAAATGGTTTGGTCAGTGATTTCAAAATGATTATAAAGGTAATCTAATAACTCTTCTCTGGCTATATCATAATCAGTATGAATAATTTCATGTTTATTAAGCAATGCTGATCGGCCGTGTACTTTTTGGGTTCCTGTATGAATCAGAAAGTGTGCTAAATCTGTGTTATGTTTCTCGTTATTTTTAGAAGTTGTTTTCACCAGAACACCATCACCCTCAACGTAAATAATCGGTGCTTTGATTTTTTCTGGGACATGCTCTTCTACGAAATAACGATAATGACTCTTTTCAGAGAATAATTGTCCTGTTAATTTAACAGCCTTTAGAACAGTGTCTTTCGTAATATCTAAGCGATAAGATAGTTTAATCATTCGACAAACTTGGCGATAAGACATTTCTGAAGCATATCTAGCAAGGTGATACATTAGTTCAAGAGAACACCTCTGATATTTCTTTAAGCCCAGCCAATCATCAACAGGATAACGTGTCTCATTTCCCCTGCGCCATCGGTTTCTTGAAAAGGTGATTTCACCGAATGTAAATAATACGGTTCGTTCACTACTGTCTACCCTTTTATAACCATTGGCTCGCATAGCTGGCGCCATTTGCTTATCGTAGTCTGATACTCGTTTTAAGAACTCATACTCACGTTGTTTATCTAGTTCTTCAGCGAATCCTCTTTCATCAAATCTCATTACAACCATGGTCTTATTTTAACGAATTTTTGAAAAATTTGTGAAATAATATGTTTATTATTAGCTTTTAAAAAGGAAAATTGCTATACTGTAGTCATCCTAAAAATAACTTTATTTTTATTCCCTAAGTGGTCGCAGATTTGTGACCACTTTTCCCTTTTAAAAAACTATGTTACAATAATCAAAATGCTTTTCAATCCATTTTAATTAACACGGGCGTACCTTTGACACTTGAAAAGCACAAAAACAGGTAGTAGTTACCCTAAATTGGATAGCTGTTACCTGTTTTTTAGTATGCCCTATAATAGAGCTAGCAGTTGTTACGACTGCCAGAATGTATTCTTTTCGTTATCAATTCTTGTAACTTGTTAAGGTTGTTACAAGTATTTTGGATAATTTAAGAATTATAGCCAAAAAGGACAAAAAATAATGTAGCATAGCCTAGCACCAAAATTCCAACAATGAACAAGACAAGTAACCCATACGCCAAGGGTTTGGGTAAGGCCAGATCATTATGATGCACAATAAGTGCTATTCCTAAAACGATGTATGCTAATAAAAACAAAGCTGATATTAAGCAAATCATCTCCCTCT encodes:
- the rpsU gene encoding 30S ribosomal protein S21, with translation MSKTVVRKNESLDDALRRFKRSVTKAGTLQESRKREFYEKPSVKRKRKSEAARKRKKF
- the mscL gene encoding large conductance mechanosensitive channel protein MscL → MIKELKEFLFKANVLDLAVAVVIGAAFNAIVTSLVEDVITPLFLNPALKAAGVEKIAELSWHGVAYGSFLSAVINFLIVGTTLFFIVKAANAASAFGKKQDEVEEEAAPTQEELLTEIRDLLKEK
- a CDS encoding ISLre2 family transposase, with the protein product MVVMRFDERGFAEELDKQREYEFLKRVSDYDKQMAPAMRANGYKRVDSSERTVLFTFGEITFSRNRWRRGNETRYPVDDWLGLKKYQRCSLELMYHLARYASEMSYRQVCRMIKLSYRLDITKDTVLKAVKLTGQLFSEKSHYRYFVEEHVPEKIKAPIIYVEGDGVLVKTTSKNNEKHNTDLAHFLIHTGTQKVHGRSALLNKHEIIHTDYDIAREELLDYLYNHFEITDQTILVTNSDNGKGYTRRVFQNIQKALKIKRHEHFWDAYHVKEKLKQFFKPYPRVLQDLAFKAVQTHDRKLLKTVLDTTEALILDEEDHYDFQNFRQKLLDNFKDTKPAQLRGLSLNGIGSMESQHRQVTYRMKHRGMYWSIKGACAMAKLILVERIDQLEELFFGAWRKDYQYYHAKRLGVGPLGDRANNDPFPSQKILKRGGKYIGYDRQQYKY